The window CGCCGCCGATAAATGTCACGATCTCGATGCGATCGCCGTCCGACAGGGCCGTTTCGCCATAGGTCGATCGCGGCACGATCTCGAGATTGCGTTCCACAGCGACCTTGCGGGCGTCGAGACCCAGGACTTGAACGAGATCTGCGACGCTGGAAACGTCAGCGATGTCTCGCTCGTCGCCATTCAGAAAAAGCCTCATCTCACCTCCTGCGCGAGCGCTGCTTGTGACCCGGCGGAACCGGCTATACAAGACCTTCGGAATCGACGGCGGAGCCGAATGGTAAAACCGATCCATGTGCTGAGCGGCCCCAATCTCAACTTGTTGGGAACGCGTGAGCCCGAGATCTATGGCAAGGACACGCTGGACGATGTCCGGGCGCGCTGCGAGGCGCGTGCGGCAACGCATGGCCATTCGGTGGTCTTCCTTCAGTCCAACCACGAGGGCCAGTTGATCGACTGGGTCCAGGAGGCGCGTGTGTCGGCTTCCGCCCTGATCCTCAATCCGGCTGGCTACGGCCACACCTCGATTGCCTTGCTGGATGCCCTCAAGACCTTGAGCATCCCGGTGATCGAGTGCCACCTGTCCAACCCGGCGGCCAGGGAGGAATTCCGCCGCCATACGTATGTCTCGCTGGCAGCCACGGGGATCGTCTCCGGCTTCGGCGCGGCGAGTTATGAACTGGCGATCGAGGCCGCTATCGGCCTGATCGGCGCGAACTAGGTCCTGCCCGCCGCTAGGTCAAACCCTGCGGGCCACGAGAACAAGGTAGCTTCAATGTCCAATTCCAAGGCTTCCGCCGATCCGGTCGAAACTCCGTCGATCGACGCCCGCCTGGTCCGCAAACTGGCGGACATCCTGAAGGACACCGGCCTGAGCGAAATCGAGGTCGAGCACGCCGGACTGAAGATCCGGGTCGCGCGCGAACTGACCGTAGCCGCCTCGGCCACAACCTATGTCCAGGCCCCGCAAGCCTATGCGCCGCAACCTGCGCCGGCACCTATGGCTGGAGCGGCTCCGGTCGCTGAAGCGCCCGCCGCAGCCGCGCCCGCCGCACGCGCCGCCGGCGATCTGGTCAAGTCGCCGATGGTCGGCACCGTCTACATGTCGCCGCAGCCCGGCGCGGACGCCTTCATCAAGGTCGGTGACACGGTCGCAGCGGGCCAGACCCTGCTGATCGTCGAGGCCATGAAGACGATGAACCCGATCTCGGCCCCGAAGGCCGGCAAGGTCGTCGAGATCCTCGTCGGTGACGCCCAGCCCGTCGAGTTCGGCGAACCCCTCGTCGTCATCGAGTAACGATCATGTTTGACAAGATTCTGATCGCGAACCGGGGCGAGATCGCGCTCCGGGTTCACCGCGCCTGCAAGGAAATGGGCATCGCCACTGTGGCGGTCCACTCCGAGGCCGACTCCAACTCCATGTGGGTGCGCCTGGCCGACGAAAGCGTCTGCATCGGCCCCGCCCCCGCCGCCAAGAGCTACCTGAACATCCCGTCGATCATCGCCGCTTGCGAGATCACCGGCGCCCAGGCGGTCCACCCCGGCTACGGCTTCCTCTCCGAGAACGCCCGCTTCGCCGAGATCGTGGGCGCACACGGCTTCACCTTCATCGGTCCCAAGCCGGAACATATCCGGATGATGGGCGACAAGATCACCGCCAAGCAGGCCGTGAAGGACGCCGGCATCCCCGTCGTTCCCGGTTCCGACGGCGGCGTGGCGACCGAGGAAGAGGCCTTTGCGGCCGCCGACCTGATCGGCTTCCCCGTGCTGATCAAGGCCGCCTCCGGCGGCGGCGGTCGCGGCATGAAGGTCGCCCAGACGCGTGAGGATCTGGCCGAAGCGGTTTCGACCGCCCGCTCGGAAGCCCGTGCGGCCTTCGGCGACGACACGGTCTATATGGAGCGCTACCTCCAGAAGCCGCGCCACATCGAGATCCAGGTCATCGCCGACAGCCACGGCAATGTCGTGCACCTGGGCGAACGCGACTGTTCGCTGCAGCGCCGCCACCAGAAGGTTCTGGAAGAAGCCCCCTCGCCCGCCCTCGGCGCCGCCGATCGCGCCAAGATCGGCAAGATCGTCGTCGATGCGGTCAAGGCCATCGGCTATCTCGGCGTCGGCACCATCGAGTTCCTGTGGGAGAACGGCGAGTTCTTCTTCATCGAGATGAACACCCGCCTGCAGGTCGAACATCCGGTCACCGAGGCCATCACCGGCATCGACCTGGTCCGCGAGCAGATCCGCATCGCCGCAGGCCTGCCCCTGTCCTTCACCCAGGCCGACGTGGTGTTCGAAGGCCACGCCATCGAGTGCCGGATCAATGCCGAGAACGCCCGGACCTTCACGCCCTCGCCGGGCACCATCACCGACTTCCACGCCCCCGGCGGCCTGGGCGTTCGCCTGGATTCGGCGATCTATACCGGCTACGCGATCCCGCCCTATTACGACAGCCTGATCGGCAAGCTGATCGTCCATGGCCGCGACCGTCAGGAATGCATTGCCCGCCTGAGGCGCTGCCTGGGCGAGATGGTCGTCGGCGGTATCGAAACCACGATCCCGCTGTTCCAGGACCTGCTGGTCCAGCCAGACATCCTGGCGGGCGACTACGACATCCACTGGCTGGAGCGCTGGATCAAGGCGCAGGGCTAGGGCTGGCGAAGGCGCGCGGATGGACGCCTTCACAGTCGATGATCTGATCCGATGCTACGAGCGCGGCGTCTTTCCGATGGCGGACGCGCGTGAGGATGACAGCATCTTCCTGATCGACCCGGAGCGACGGGGCGTGTTGCCGCTTGAGGGCGTCCACATCCCCCGTCGCCTCGCGAGGACGGTTCGTTCGGATCTCTTCCAGGTCCGGATCGACAGCGCCTTCGATGGCGTCGTTGAGGCCTGCGCGGCCTCCCGTCCCGGCCGGCTGGAAACCTGGATCAATGCCCCGATCCAGCAGATGTATGGGGCGCTGTTTGCCCGTGGCCTGGCCCACTCCGTCGAATGCTGGCGGGAGGGTCGGATGGTCGGAGGTCTCTACGGCGTCGCCTTGGGCGCGGCCTTTTTCGGCGAAAGCATGTTTTCGACCGAACGCGACGCCAGCAAGGTGGCGCTGGCCCATCTGACGGCGCGGCTGAAGTTCGGCGGCTACACGCTGCTCGACACCCAGTTCATCACCGACCATCTGCAGCAGTTCGGAGCCGTCGAAATTCCGAGAGCAGACTACCGGCGGCGTCTCAGGAGCGCCTTGCCGGGCCTGGCCGACTTCTACCGCTTCTCGGCGGGCGCAACCGGCGCGGAGGTCTTGCAGGCGATCAGCCAGGCGTCATAGACGGGATGCTGCAACGGGTTCATGCCCGGCGAATTGGCGTACATCCAGCCCTTGTAGACCTGGCGCCCGGGAGGGGCGACCCGACCGGCCACAGCCTTGGGCTGGGTATCCACCAGGACATAGGCCGTGGATTCCGGAGCCACTTCGTCGGAGGCCGAGGTCTCGCAAGCCCGCACCGTGAAGATCAGCGTCTTGTACCGGATGGGCTGGCCGACCGGGGCCTCGAACCGCATGGTTTCGGTGGTCACCTTGTCGAGCGCCTGCAGAATGGCGACGTTCGAACGCGCCCGCTTGGCTGGCTCGAGCGGTTTGGCCGCTGTTGCTGGCTTGACGACGGCGGGCTTGGCGACCGGTTGTTCTTCTACGGCATCGCTTTGAACGACGGGCGTTGCCGGCCGCGGCTGGACCGAGTCCGGTGCCGGAGCAACGGGGGCCGACGGGGCCTGCAGGGCTACAGGGGCGGTCGATTGACGCGCGGACACGCCGCCAACAGCCGTCAGGCTAAGGGCCAGCACGACCAGGCCGAGTTTCGCCCTGCGGGTCATCGGACCTATTCCGGCTTCCAGGGCTGGTAGTCGCTCGTCGCTACGGCGCGCTCTCCGCCCCGCGACAGGGAGCCCTTTGGACGCCAGGCGTGGACGGTCCCGGTCAGGTTGGGGATGTGATCCTTTTCCCAGCTGCGACGCGGCAGCGGGTTCGTGGTCGGCGGCTCATCGAAGGTATAGTGCAACCAGCCGCTCCATTCGGCCGGCACCTTCGAAGCCTCGGCATAACCGTCATAGATCACCCAGCGGCGCTTGTGGCTGTCATAGCTGTCGCTGGCGTCACGGGCTTCGAAATAGCGATTGCCGAAATCGTCCTGACCCACGAACACGCCGCGACGGCCAATGTGGAAGCGCTGACCGAGGGTCGCGCCATTCCACCACGTGAAGATCGCTTTCAGCACTACTTCTGCACCCGAGTTTGCAAGGCCTTCATGGTCGCGCCGAGCACGACGAAGCGCACGGACTATAGGCCGCGCAGCTTCTAGCGTCCAGCTTCTGACCGGGCGATGGCAATTCAACATCTTGTGGATGGTATGCAACTGGACCCCCACATCTATTGAAGCGCCGCGGACCTCGATCTAGATTGTCGGCCTCTTGGCGCTCAGCCGCGGAATCGCCCATGCGCAGTCAGTCCGGAATTGTCGATCAACCTTACCGGGCGGAACGACGCGAGCTTGAGCGCTGCAACGGCGTCGTTGAGGTCCTCGCACCCTCCACCTGGACCGATGCTCGGGTCGAAGCCTGGCTGGATTGGTTCGGTGAACCCCAGGCGGCAGACGAACTCTTGGGAGGCGGGCCGGCCCGCTATGCCGAAGGTCTCGCCAAGGCGGGCCTGGCCAAGGGCCTGTTCGCCGATCCTGCGGATGCCGGCGCGTTCCAGGACGCACTGCTGACGACCATGCTCAGCGGCCTGGCGACGCCAGGCTCGGCCGGGTTGGCCCTGACGCCCCTGCCAGACATCGCCGAGATCGAATTTCGCCACGCCGCCGAAGCCCAGCTGGGGCGCCTGAGAAGCCATGCCCTGGCCAGCAGGGCCGCCGAACGGCTGGACGCTGCCCTTGCCCAGGTTGGAGACACCGTCCAGCGCTGCCATGGCGACGCCAAGGCCTGCGCAGATCCCCGCAAGAACAGCGCCCTCGCCCGCGCCGCCCGCCGGGCCCGCGACCTTGGGGCCGATGACCGGATGATCTCCGAAGCCATCGCCCTAGCCGGCGCCAGCCGGACACCGCTGCTTGATCACAGCGCGCCGCCGAAAATCTCGATGGTGGCGTCTGGCTCGCGCGCCACCGTTTCTGCCGGCGATGACAATGCCAGTTTCGCCGCCCAGATCGGCTGGGAAACCAGTGCCCTGACCCTGGCCCTATCCCTGGAAGACACCGAAGTCCTGGTCCGCGGGAGCGGGTTTGGTGCAGTGATCGATGCCTGCGCCTTTCAGAAGGACGTCGGCTTCGACATCCAGGGCTTCACCTATGCCGTTCACATCTGGGCGACGGCGCTGGAAATCGAGCGCGGGGAACAGCCCGCAAGGCTCGGCCTGGCCGGCGTCGGCGACTGGCTGCTGACCCAGGGCCTGTCCCTGGCGAGCAGTGACGGTCGCGACGGTGCCGCAGCCCTCTGGGCGCTGACCGTCGGTGCCGCCCTGTCCGCCAGTGCGGAAGCCGCTGCAAGCCTGGGGGCCGAACCGGCCTTCATCCAGGATCGGCAGATTGTCCTGCGCGGTCTCGCCGAGCGACGGGTACGGGCAGCCGCCCTGCGTTCACCCCTGGCCTCGGAAGCGGCCACGGCCCTGGCCATGGCCCACGGCCTGGCCAAGAAGCATGGACTGCGGTCCTGCGCCCTGATCTCGGCTTTCGAGGACCCCGAAGCGGCCCTTCGACTGGGTAGTCGCCCAACGGGCTGGGCGGGTGTCGCATCGCCGGTATCCGTCACCCAGACCGCGGATGGCCTGCTCGTGCCCGCATTCAGCGCTGCCGCCTTCGGATGCCTGTCCGGGGCCAAGGCCGATATAGACGCCGCGCGCCGCCATGCCCTCGGCCATGGATCTCTGATCGACTCTCCGGCCATCGACCACGCTGTCCTGCAGGCGCGAGGCTTTACATCCCACGAGATCGAACAGGTCGAGGACGCTCTGAGATCGGCCAACGGGCTTCGGCAGGCCTTTGCGCCGGCTATCGTCGGGGCCGGATTCCTGAGCGACGTCCTCGGTGCGCCATCCCGCGCCCTGGCCCAGGCCGATTTCGATACCCTGGCCTTTGCTGGCTTTTCGCCGGCCGAGATCCTCACCGCGGAGCACCATGCCCTCGGTACCGGCCGACTGGCCGACTGCGAGGCCCTCAGCCCCGAAATCCGTGCCGTCTTTCTCTCCGCCGAAGCGCCGGTCCTGGCCGATCGCCTGGCCATGGTGGTGGCCGTGGAGACCTTCGCCTGCCTGCCGGTACCGGTCGAGCTGCACCTGCCCTTCGACTCCCGGCCGGCGGATGGTGCACGCCTGCAGGCCGCAGCCGCCCGCGCCGGGGTACGCGCCCTTCGCCTGCAACGGGCCGAGCCGCCGGCCAGCTTCAAGCTGGACCTGCCGGAAGAACCCGTCGAGACGCCGCGACCGGCGGCTCGCGAACCCATCGTCACAGAGCGGGTCATTGAGAAGATCGTCGAGCGTGACCGCTCCCGCCGCAAGCTTCCGGACCGCCGCAAGGGCTATATCCAGAAGGCGGCCGTCGGGGGTCACAAGGTCTATCTGCATACCGGCGAGTATGACGATGGCGAGGTCGGCGAGATCTTCATCGACATGCACAAGGAAGGCGCCGCCTTCCGCAGCCTGATGAACAACTTTGCCATCGCCGTGTCGCTGGGCCTGCAGCATGGCGTGCCTCTGGACGAATTTGTCGATGCCTTTGTCTTCACGCGCTTTGAGCCGGCCGGACCGGTAACGGGCAACGACTCCATCAAGTCGGCGACCTCGATCCTCGACTATGTCTTCCGCGAACTCGGCGTTTCCTATCTCGGCCGGGACGACCTCGCCAATGCTGACCCGCAGGAGTTCAATGCGGACGGCCTGGGCCACGGCAAGGCCGACGCTCCCGAGGCTGCGGCCGAGCCCCTGCCCGCCAGCAAGTTCATCTCCAAGGGCTTCTCGCGTGGCGCGGCCACAGACAACCTTGTCTTCCTGCCGTTTGGTGGGCGCAAGCTCGAGGACAGTGGACGGGCCGCCAGCAGCGAAGCCGACTTCTGCCCGGCCTGCGGCGACATCGCCCTGACACAGCGCGGTGCCATCACGGTCTGTGACAGCTGCGGGACCCAGTCCAACCGCTCTGAGCCGGCCAGCTGATCCTCGCCGGGTGTCCCTGTTCGTCTGGCCTTAAGGTTGCTGAGCCATGGTCCTAGCGCCTTTACCCGCCAGGATGCGTTCCAGAATGACACCGATCGCCCGCCTTGCCGCCCTTGTCCTCAGCCTTGCCACTGTGGCGAGCGCCCAGCCTGTGCTGGCCCAGAACGCCGGTCAGATCGCCAAGGTGCGCAAGGGTGCCAGTTGCCCGGGTTGCAATCTCTTTCAGGCGGACCTTACCGGCCTGACCCTGCGCGGTCTCAATCTGTCCGGAGCACGACTGCGCCAGGCCGAGCTCTCCACGGTCGTCATGAACCGCACCCGTTTCGCGAGGGCGGATCTTCGCGATGCCAATGCCTATGGCGGCGTATTCAGCGGAGCCAGCTTTGCCGGGGCGGATCTGACCAATGCCAGCTTTGTCGGCACCTACCTTGCGGGGGCCAATTTCACCGGGGCCAATCTGGGTGGTGTCAATTTCTCGGGGGCCGAAATGAACCGCGCCCTGGGACTGACCCAGGCCCAGCTGAACCGGGCCTGCGGCGATCCCGCCACCCGTTTACCGCGTGGCCTTACCCTTCCCGGTTGCCGTTAAGGTCCTGTCATTACGGCGATTTAAGTGGCGCCGGGCGGCTCCCGGCCCCAAATCGTATCCATGCCGTCGCGTACTGACGGGTAGGAGAACATCATGTCCCGCATGGGCGTTTCACTCGCGGTTCTGACCCTGGCCCTTTCGACCCTGGCCGGACAGGCCCAAGCCGGTCCTGAGGACAAGGACGTCGCTCGGCTGGTGTCGTTCGGCGGCATGTGCGTCAGCTGCGAGCTGTCGGGCCGCAAGCTGACCGGTGCCAAGTTCACCGGTGCCAATTTTGACCGCGCGATCCTGATTGGCGCGGACCTCCGGGGTGCAGCCTTCTACGGCTCCAACTTCTCAGGTGCGGATCTGAGCCGTGCCGATCTTCGCGGGGCCGAGATGCGGGGTGCCAATTTCGTCAATGCCAACTTTTCCGATGCCCGCCTGTCGGGCGTGGAAAGCAGCGGCGCAAACCTGGCCAATGCCAATCTCAGCCGCGCCGACTTCTCATCATCTGAACTGCACGGTGCCAACATGGTCGGGGCCAATCTCGGCAAGGCCAACTTCTCCAGTGCGGAACTGACAGGGGCAAACCTGATGTCGGTCAATGCCCGCGGAGCCGATTTCCGGAACGCCGAGCTCAATGCCGCCAACCTGACCGGCGGCCGGTTCGACCAGACCGACCTGCGGGGCGTGGAGATGACCGGGGCAACCCTGCGCGGCGCGATCTTCCATGGTGCCGATTTCCGTGGCGCGGACCTGTCGGGCGCGTCACTGGGCGGCGCGGACCTGTCCAATGCGAAAGGTCTGGACCAGGATCAGCTGGACGAGGCCTGCGGGGACAGCTCGACCCGACTGCCGCGCGGACTGACGGTACGTGCCTGCCGTGGCGAGCGGCGGCAGATCCGCGTGATGGTCGACTTTCAGCGGGCCAAGGCCGAGGCCGAGGCTCAGCGCGCCGCCGCCGAAGGGCAACGGGCGGCCGCAGAGGCCCAGCGCGCGGCTCAGGCTGCAATCCCCAAGCCGCCCAAGCCGCCAGCACCGCCCAAGCCCCCCAAGTACTAGCCGCAAAATCAAAAGGCCCTGGTCTCACGACCAGGGCCTTTTTCATTCAAGCGAAGGGCTGGAAACTAGACCTTGATCGGCGGTGCCGAACGGATGTGCAGTTCCTTGTACTGCCGGTCCTGGGCTTCAGCCGGGGCATTCATCAGCAGATCCTGGCCCTGCTGGTTCAGCGGGAAGGCGATGACCTCGCGGATGGCGACCTGCTCGGCGAGCAGCATGACGATGCGGTCGATGCCGGGGGCCAGACCGCCGTGCGGGGGAGCCCCGAAGCGGAAGGCGTTCAGCATTCCGCCAAACTGCTCCTCGACAACCTCGGCGCCATAGCCGGCGGTCTCGAAGGCCTTGAGCATGATCTCGGGCTTGTGGTTCCGGATCGCGCCCGAGCACAGCTCGTAGCCATTGCAGACGATGTCGTACTGATAGGCGCGGATGGTCAGCGGGTCCTGGGTCTCCAGGGCCTCAAGACCGCCCTGTGGCATCGAGAACGGGTTGTGCGAGAAGTCGACGCGCTTCTCGTCCTCGTTCCACTCGAACATCGGGAAGTCGACGATCCAGCAGAACTTGAACTGCTCTTCGTCCACCAGCTTCAGCTCGGTCCCGACGCGGGTGCGCGCCAGACCAGCGAACTTGGCGAAGACAGCCGGATCGCCAGCCACGAAGAAGGCGGCGTCGCCGTTCTTCAGGCCGAGGCTCTCCATCAGGGCCGAGACTGGCTCCCCGAGGTTCTTGGCGATCGGGCCACCCCAGCCGCCCTGGTCTTCCGACCAGAAGACATAGCCAAGGCCGGGCTGGCCTTCGCCCTGGGCCCAGCTGTTCATGCGGTCGCAGAAGGCGCGGCTGCCGCCGGTCGGTGCGGGAATGGCCCACACCTTGTTCTTGGCATCAGCGCCGAGGATCTTGGCGAACAGGCCAAAACCGCCGTCGCGGAAATGTTCGGAGACATCCTGCATCTTGATCGGGTTGCGCAGGTCAGGCTTGTCGCTGCCGTACCAGGCCATCGACTGGGCATAGGTCAGGCGCTCAAAACCCTTGTGCTCCAGCGACGCGCCGAAATCGTTGGTGAAGGTATGGGTGCCCGAGATCGGCGAGACCGGCTTGCCGCCCGAGAATTCCTCGAACACGCCGTGCATCACCGGCTCGATGGCCGCGAACACGTCTTCCTGGGTGACGAAGCTCATCTCGACGTCGAGCTGGTAGAATTCCAGCGAGCGGTCGGCGCGCAGGTCTTCGTCGCGGAAGCACGGGGCGATCTGGAAGTAGCGGTCGAAGCCCGAGACCATCAGCAGCTGCTTGAACTGCTGCGGGGCCTGAGGCAGGGCGTAGAACTTGCCAGGATGCAGACGCGACGGCACCAGGAAGTCGCGTGCGCCTTCCGGCGATGAGGCCGTCAGGATCGGGGTCTGATACTCAAGGAAACCCTGCTCGACCATGCGGTGACGGATCGAGTGGATCACCTTGCTGCGCAGCACGATGTTCTTGTGCAGGGTCTCGCGGCGCAGATCCAGATAGCGGTGCTTGAGGCGGATTTCTTCGGGATAGTCCGGCTCGCCGAACACCGGCAGCGGCAGCTCGGCGGCTTCCGAAAGCACTTCCACGGCGGTGACGTGGATCTCGATCTCGCCGGTCGGCAGGTTGGGATTTACCGCCGCGGCGTCGCGGGCCAGCACCTTGCCATCCACCTTGATCACGCTCTCGGCGCGCAGGCGCTCGACGATGGCGAAGCCGGGCGTTTCGGGATGCAGGACCAGTTGGGTCAGGCCGTAGTGATCGCGCAGGTCGATAAAGACCAGGCCACCATGGTCGCGCTTGCGATGGATCCAGCCTGAGACCCGGACATCGGCGCCGGTGTCGGAAGCCCGAAGGGCGCCGCAGGTGTGGGTGCGGTAGGCGTGCATCGTGGTCATGACTAAGTCTTCGAAAGTCGCGGGAACGCGTTGATTTGCAAGGCGCGGAAAGGCGCATGGGGGGGCGTTGATGTCAAGGATTCTGAGGTTTCACCCATGATCCTTTCCCTCTGAAATCACGAGCTCGCGCGTTGGCGGGGGCCTGGCCTGTTCCGCATGCAGGCCCACCGAACGGCCCCTTGGCGCCTGAAAAGCTCGGCATTGACTTCCCGAATTACCGCCGTAATTCTAGCTAATCTTACAACGGTAATTCAATTGGAGAATTCCATGCGCCTCATTGCCCTGTCAGCTGCCGCAACGTTCCCATTGGCCACGCCGGCACTGGCCGCTCCCGCAGCCGAACACCTGACCCTAGTCGAGGTCTTCGGTCATGCCGCCCTGCCCGTCCAACTGATCATGCTGCTGCTGGTGGCCTCCACCCTTTGCGCTCCGGTCCTGCTGAGCCTTGACCGGTCCGCAGCCCTTTCCGCCCTCGCCAGGGGCGCGCCGTTGCTCGCCGGTGCCGCCAGCCTGTTTACCCTGCTCGCTGGTGCTGTCGGGATCGCCAATAGTCCGACGGTTCCCAGCCTGACGGTACTGGCACCGGGCTTTGCGGAAATGCTGCTCCTGCTCGTCCTGGGCCTGCTGGCCACCTTCTCGGCGGTCGTCTGTCGCGAGTTGGCCACGGAGCGTACACGGGCCCTGCCCTCTGCCGACTAGCCACCGTCATGGCGCGGGGTCGTTCGGTCCCGGTCTCGCGCCCCTCACACCTGCGGCGAATCCGCCGCACCTGGTGAGAATTGCCGCCTCGCCCTTGCAATCCCGACTGTTTTAGCCTCCTTAAGCGGCCAATCGGACCTCTTTTCGCCCGCGCCTCATCGGCAAGGCGGCCAAAAAGGTCTATATTTCAGAAGATAAGACCAAGAACACGGTCCATTTGGGGGTCGTATTTGGTCGTGGCGCGGGCCGCACGTGTGTGTGCCGTCCGCTTGAACCGAATTGGACCTATATGCCCTTCCCCGCCTCCCACCCCGCTCTTGAGCGGGCTCTTGCTGCTCAGGGTTATGCTGAGCCCACCCCCGTCCAGGCCGCCGTGCTGGAAGCCGATGCCGAAGGCCGCGACCTGCTGGTCAGCGCCCAGACCGGCTCCGGCAAGACCGTTGCCTTCGGCCTGGCCGCCGCACCCACCCTGCTCGGCGATGCCGAAGTCCTGGGCAAGGCCGGCGCGCCCATGTGCCTGGTCATCGCCCCCACACGCGAACTGGCCATCCAGGTCAATCGCGAGCTGGCCTGGCTCTATGCCGAGGCCAAGGCCGTGGTCGTCAACTGCGTCGGCGGCATGGATGCCCG of the Caulobacter henricii genome contains:
- the accC gene encoding acetyl-CoA carboxylase biotin carboxylase subunit, which encodes MFDKILIANRGEIALRVHRACKEMGIATVAVHSEADSNSMWVRLADESVCIGPAPAAKSYLNIPSIIAACEITGAQAVHPGYGFLSENARFAEIVGAHGFTFIGPKPEHIRMMGDKITAKQAVKDAGIPVVPGSDGGVATEEEAFAAADLIGFPVLIKAASGGGGRGMKVAQTREDLAEAVSTARSEARAAFGDDTVYMERYLQKPRHIEIQVIADSHGNVVHLGERDCSLQRRHQKVLEEAPSPALGAADRAKIGKIVVDAVKAIGYLGVGTIEFLWENGEFFFIEMNTRLQVEHPVTEAITGIDLVREQIRIAAGLPLSFTQADVVFEGHAIECRINAENARTFTPSPGTITDFHAPGGLGVRLDSAIYTGYAIPPYYDSLIGKLIVHGRDRQECIARLRRCLGEMVVGGIETTIPLFQDLLVQPDILAGDYDIHWLERWIKAQG
- the aroQ gene encoding type II 3-dehydroquinate dehydratase, which codes for MVKPIHVLSGPNLNLLGTREPEIYGKDTLDDVRARCEARAATHGHSVVFLQSNHEGQLIDWVQEARVSASALILNPAGYGHTSIALLDALKTLSIPVIECHLSNPAAREEFRRHTYVSLAATGIVSGFGAASYELAIEAAIGLIGAN
- a CDS encoding pentapeptide repeat-containing protein, whose translation is MSRMGVSLAVLTLALSTLAGQAQAGPEDKDVARLVSFGGMCVSCELSGRKLTGAKFTGANFDRAILIGADLRGAAFYGSNFSGADLSRADLRGAEMRGANFVNANFSDARLSGVESSGANLANANLSRADFSSSELHGANMVGANLGKANFSSAELTGANLMSVNARGADFRNAELNAANLTGGRFDQTDLRGVEMTGATLRGAIFHGADFRGADLSGASLGGADLSNAKGLDQDQLDEACGDSSTRLPRGLTVRACRGERRQIRVMVDFQRAKAEAEAQRAAAEGQRAAAEAQRAAQAAIPKPPKPPAPPKPPKY
- a CDS encoding NADH:ubiquinone oxidoreductase subunit NDUFA12 translates to MLKAIFTWWNGATLGQRFHIGRRGVFVGQDDFGNRYFEARDASDSYDSHKRRWVIYDGYAEASKVPAEWSGWLHYTFDEPPTTNPLPRRSWEKDHIPNLTGTVHAWRPKGSLSRGGERAVATSDYQPWKPE
- a CDS encoding pentapeptide repeat-containing protein, producing the protein MTPIARLAALVLSLATVASAQPVLAQNAGQIAKVRKGASCPGCNLFQADLTGLTLRGLNLSGARLRQAELSTVVMNRTRFARADLRDANAYGGVFSGASFAGADLTNASFVGTYLAGANFTGANLGGVNFSGAEMNRALGLTQAQLNRACGDPATRLPRGLTLPGCR
- a CDS encoding ribonucleotide reductase, whose protein sequence is MRSQSGIVDQPYRAERRELERCNGVVEVLAPSTWTDARVEAWLDWFGEPQAADELLGGGPARYAEGLAKAGLAKGLFADPADAGAFQDALLTTMLSGLATPGSAGLALTPLPDIAEIEFRHAAEAQLGRLRSHALASRAAERLDAALAQVGDTVQRCHGDAKACADPRKNSALARAARRARDLGADDRMISEAIALAGASRTPLLDHSAPPKISMVASGSRATVSAGDDNASFAAQIGWETSALTLALSLEDTEVLVRGSGFGAVIDACAFQKDVGFDIQGFTYAVHIWATALEIERGEQPARLGLAGVGDWLLTQGLSLASSDGRDGAAALWALTVGAALSASAEAAASLGAEPAFIQDRQIVLRGLAERRVRAAALRSPLASEAATALAMAHGLAKKHGLRSCALISAFEDPEAALRLGSRPTGWAGVASPVSVTQTADGLLVPAFSAAAFGCLSGAKADIDAARRHALGHGSLIDSPAIDHAVLQARGFTSHEIEQVEDALRSANGLRQAFAPAIVGAGFLSDVLGAPSRALAQADFDTLAFAGFSPAEILTAEHHALGTGRLADCEALSPEIRAVFLSAEAPVLADRLAMVVAVETFACLPVPVELHLPFDSRPADGARLQAAAARAGVRALRLQRAEPPASFKLDLPEEPVETPRPAAREPIVTERVIEKIVERDRSRRKLPDRRKGYIQKAAVGGHKVYLHTGEYDDGEVGEIFIDMHKEGAAFRSLMNNFAIAVSLGLQHGVPLDEFVDAFVFTRFEPAGPVTGNDSIKSATSILDYVFRELGVSYLGRDDLANADPQEFNADGLGHGKADAPEAAAEPLPASKFISKGFSRGAATDNLVFLPFGGRKLEDSGRAASSEADFCPACGDIALTQRGAITVCDSCGTQSNRSEPAS
- the accB gene encoding acetyl-CoA carboxylase biotin carboxyl carrier protein, which produces MSNSKASADPVETPSIDARLVRKLADILKDTGLSEIEVEHAGLKIRVARELTVAASATTYVQAPQAYAPQPAPAPMAGAAPVAEAPAAAAPAARAAGDLVKSPMVGTVYMSPQPGADAFIKVGDTVAAGQTLLIVEAMKTMNPISAPKAGKVVEILVGDAQPVEFGEPLVVIE
- the thiS gene encoding sulfur carrier protein ThiS, coding for MRLFLNGDERDIADVSSVADLVQVLGLDARKVAVERNLEIVPRSTYGETALSDGDRIEIVTFIGGG
- a CDS encoding DUF2155 domain-containing protein — translated: MTRRAKLGLVVLALSLTAVGGVSARQSTAPVALQAPSAPVAPAPDSVQPRPATPVVQSDAVEEQPVAKPAVVKPATAAKPLEPAKRARSNVAILQALDKVTTETMRFEAPVGQPIRYKTLIFTVRACETSASDEVAPESTAYVLVDTQPKAVAGRVAPPGRQVYKGWMYANSPGMNPLQHPVYDAWLIACKTSAPVAPAEKR
- the aat gene encoding leucyl/phenylalanyl-tRNA--protein transferase; protein product: MDAFTVDDLIRCYERGVFPMADAREDDSIFLIDPERRGVLPLEGVHIPRRLARTVRSDLFQVRIDSAFDGVVEACAASRPGRLETWINAPIQQMYGALFARGLAHSVECWREGRMVGGLYGVALGAAFFGESMFSTERDASKVALAHLTARLKFGGYTLLDTQFITDHLQQFGAVEIPRADYRRRLRSALPGLADFYRFSAGATGAEVLQAISQAS